In Thermoanaerobaculia bacterium, the genomic window GTCCCAGGCCGGGCTCCTCTACGCCTTCTCCATCTTTGTCATCTTCCTGGTCCTGGCGGCCCTCTACGAGAGCTGGACCGTTCCCATCTCCGTCATGCTGGCTCTCCCCCTGGGCGTCATCGGCAGTATCGCAGCCACATCTCTGCGCGGTCTTCCCAACGATATCTACTTCCAGATCGGTCTCCTGACGGTCCTGGGCCTCACGACGAAGAACGCCATTCTGATCGTCCAGTTTGCAAAGTTCCGCATGGAAGAGGGCATGGGATTGCTGGAGGCCACGCTGGAAGGCGCCCGTCTTCGACTGCGTCCCATCGTCATGACATCACTGGCCTTTGGCTTCGGCGTTCTTCCTCTGGCACTGGCCTCCGGAGCCGGCGCCGGGGCACAGAACGCCATCGGTACCGCCGTCTTCGGCGGAATGGTGACGGCCACCTTCCTGGCTATCTTTTTTATACCCCTTTTCTATGTCCTTGTTGTCCGCATCTTCGGGCGAAAAGGGAAGGAGCCTTATCCTCCGGATTACGAAACATCACCCGGCATAGCGCCGAGGGAGCAGTAAGATGAAAAACCGATTCCTATCCTCATTCATCCTGGTCGCAATCATGATCCTGATTCCGGGCTGCACGATGATCCCGGACTACGTCCGCCCTGAACCGCCGGTCCCTGACACCTGGCCGGAAACAGAAGGATCTGCCTCTGTGTCAAATCCGGAACATCCCATTCCGGACAGCTTCTGGATGGACTATTACTCGGACCCGCAACTTCAATCCGTCATTGAGCTGGCTCTGGCGAACAATCGAGACCTCCGTCTGACAGCCCTCAACATAGAAAAGGCCCGGGCTCTCTATCGAATCCAGCGTTCAGAGCTGACTCCATCCTTCGGAATGCAGGTTACGGGAGAGAAGTACCGCCTGCCGGAGCAGATGACGGAAGACGGCGTCGCGGAGACGGTGGAGCAGTACTCGGTTCAGGTCGGGTTCATATCGTGGGAACTGGATTTTTTCGGCCGAATCCGAAGCCTTAAAGAAAAGGCTTTGAACCAGTATTTCGCGCTGGAGCAGACCCATCTCGCCGCCCGGATCTCTCTGATCGGAACCGTGGCCCAGACCTACCTCACCTGTGCATCGGACCGGGAAAATCTGGCCCTGGCCCGGGAAACTCTCAAGACCCAGCAGACATACCTCGACATGATTCAGAGAAGTCGAGACCTCGGGCTGGCGACGGATCTCGATCTCAGCCAGGCCATTAGCCAGGTCGAAGCCGCCCGGCTGGATGTATCCAGGTATGAAGGGTTGACGGCCCTGGATAAGAACGCCCTGGATCTTCTGGTTGGATCCACCGTCGATCCGGACCTTCTGCCGGCATCCCTGCCGGACCTGTCCGGGTTTCATGCCATTTCTCCCGGCATACCCTCTGATGTGCTTCTCCAGCGTCCCGACATTCTCCAGGCCGAGTACCTGCTGAAATCGATGAATGCAAATATCGGTGCCGCACGCGCCGCGTTCTTTCCCCGGATTTCCCTGACAGCAGGTTTCGGGACGATGAGTCCGGAACTCTCGGGCCTCTTCACATCGGGAAGCGGGACCTGGACCTTTGCTCCTCAGCTCCTTACTCCAATCTTCGCGGGAGGCCTGCAGCTGGCCCGGCTGAAAGCTGCCAGGGTAGACCGTGAGATGGCCGTGGCCGAATACGAAAAGGCCATTCAGACCGCGTTTCGCGAAGTCAGTGACACCCTGACTCTTCGTGCATCCTTCGCAAAACAGATCCAGGCTCAAAGATCACTCGTGGAGGCCCTGGACCGGACCTTTCAACTCTCCAAAGCCCGTTACGACGCCGGACTCGATGGATACCTGGGCGTCCTCGTCGCACAACGATCCCTGTACGCGGCGCAAAAGGGCCTGATCGCCCTCCGGCTCGCTTCCCAGGTGAACGACATCAATCTGTACAAGGCGCTGGGCGGAGGAAAAACGGGAGCAAATCCTGAGGAAAAGACGGAGCCCGCGGGGGATGAGATAATCGAATAACGGAACTCCGGAATGAACCGGGGACACGTATCCAGTACATGTCCCACGTTCACTCGGGATAGGGAGATCGTACGGGGAGAGGAGCAGGGATTCGACGCTTGAGCTCAGTATCATTGAGTGAAAGCGCGGCGAACGGGAGGGTGCGTGGGCAGTAAGCCTACCCCAAAGGGGTGAGAAGACCTGCACCCCAGCCATAGCCAAAGAAAAAGCTCCCGGTAGGGAGCTTTTTGTTTCTTTGGCTGTCAATGGCTGGGGTGCAGGGATTCGAACCCCAATTCTTGGATCCAGAGTCCAATGTCCTGCCAGTTGAACGACACCCCAGCAAGCGGGGCCATTATACGTGAGGGTCTATACCTTGTCAAGGGAAGTCAGGGGCTCAGCATCGCACCTTTTCGTCTTTCTTGTTCATCTCGTCATGTTCTGATAGGATAAGAGGGTGAAAGTTCAACTGGATCTTGCCAGCGATGAAAGCGTCCTGGAGACGGCAGAATCGGTAATCGAACAGTTTCTCGAAACGCTGGACTGGAACGAAGATGAAATCTACTGGTTTTGCCTGGCAATCCGAGAAGTTCTGATCAATGCTATCGTCCACGGAAACGGAAGAGATCCCGAAAAAAAGGTATTTCTTACCGTTGAAAATAATGGTGAATTCGTCAAGGCTACAATCATCGACGAGGGGAAGGGATCGGAAATCCCAAAGATTCCGGATGCTCTTTCTCCCCAGAACCTTTTAAAGCCTCACGGCCGGGGATTATACCTCGCCCAGCAGATCGTCAATAAAATCCAGATGACCCGAACCCAGAGTGGCGGGCTGGAAGTTCAACTCTTTAAAACCATGACACAGGGAGGAAGCAATGAAAATACGCATCGAAGAACAGGGTAACGTATCGGTCATCCGTCTGGACGGGAAACTCACAACTGGATCCGGCGATGTCAGTCTCCGTCAGACGATTAAAGACCTGCTCGACAAAGATCGCAAGTCGATTCTTATTGACATGGCCAGGGTGAAGAACATCGATTCCGGCGGCATCGGTGAAATGGTCTCCTCCTATACGACCGCCAAAAATCGCGGCGCCGCCCTTAAGCTCCTCAATATGCCCGAGCGTGCCATGGCCATCTTTCATATGACTCAGTTGATCACCGTATTTGAAGTCTATGAGGATGAGAAGGAAGCTCTGACCTCTTTCTGACTCTGACCTTCCCGTCCCATCCATGGGACATGAACCCCTGTGTCGTCCCGGGAAAAGGACGTGTGGAACGCAAATTTACTGGCATAAGGATTGCACATAATCGGGCGAGGAGGACAACATGAAACGATTCGCACTCTTCTTCGCAATACTGGCCTCAACAGCTCTCTTTGCTGCCGAACCCGGAGTTTCCTACATCCAGTACCTTGAAAATGAAGGATTGATCGTTCCGGCTCGGAATGGCGAAACCATTGCCGCACAGGTCAACCTTCCCGTATACCCCGGGGACACCCTGAACACCCGGGACAGCGGAAGAATGATCGTTGCTCTCAGTGACGGAAATCTGGCCTTTCTTGATCGACAGACCCGTCTGGACATGCGCGCACTCGCCTACACTGATGGATATCCGGATCGTCGGACCTATCTCTTCCTTCAGAACGGATCCACGGCCTTTTACTCCCCCATGGAAGCCTATTCCGGGGAAGTGCCCGTTCTTGGATGTTCCTTCGCCGATCTCTATCTTGGCCAGGCCACACTGGCTCGTGTGGATACGGGGTCCCGGAGAGTAACCGTCAAGGTCTTCGATGGTGAAGTGGAGATTTCCACATCCCGGGGTTCCGCCACAGTGGGCCGAAATGAAATGGCCTACATTTATGAAGACGGGTATATTGAACGTTTCGGACTGAGGTCCCGGAGCCTGGATGATTTCGATCGCTGGTTCCAGGCCACCATCCAGCGCCGGAACAACTCCGAATCCCGTCGATATGCGGGGGATTCGCTGGGTTCCTACAGCTATGTTCTGGATGACCATGGTTCCTGGGTCTACGTTCCCGAATATTCAACCTATGCCTGGCGTCCCGTTGTGACCGTCGAATGGCGGCCCTACACATCCGGATACTGGTATGACTATCCCGGGGGCTACTACTGGATGTCCTACGAACCCTGGGGGTATGTCACCTACCACTACGGCCGATGGGTATTTTCTCCATCGCACGGCTGGATCTGGTTCCCCGGTTACGTGTGGTCCGGTGCCTGGGTTTACTGGTCGGTTGGCCCCGGATGGATCGGGTGGTGCCCCATCGGATACTACGACTGGTGGTGGTGGGGGTATGACCCCTGGTACTGGAGACCCCCCCATTGCTGGGATTGCTATCACCGTATCCATGGCTATACCTCCGTATGGGCCGGAGACCGTAACCCATGGATCGTCGTATCTTCCGGCGGATTCCTCGCCAGGGACCTTCCCCACCGGATCTACTCACCTGAACAGGTGGCGAAAATTCGAAATGACAAGGCCATCGTCACGACGCGGCACCTGCCTTTGACGACCGATGAGCTTCGGGATCCTTCGGCGGCATATCGGCGTCTATCAACGAATGTTAAGGACCAGCGAGACGTCACCAGTCTCTTCTCAGCCAGGGAAAAGGTATCCCTGTCCTCGGAGGGCCGTGAGCTTCTGCAGTCCAGCCTGGTCCGTACCGGAGAGGGGAAGGACCCCTTTGATTCCTTCCGTCCTTCAAACACAGTCTCACGCACTGCTCTGACGGAGCGGACCAAGACTGCAGAACCTGTGCATCCCAGCCGATATGATCTCACCCGGTCCAAAAGCACCGCGGAGGGAGTCACGGGTAGTCGAGAGATTGGAGCCGACACCCGCCGTTCCGGCGATGCGACGGCCGAGGGCACGAGAAAGATCACAGGACTGGATCGATCCCCCGTGAACGAGCGTCCCTCTGTAGACACGAGCCGCGAGAGAGGCACCTCCTCCCCGACCGCCGTTTCGCCTTCCCCAAACCGTGACCGTACGCCGGTTGCCGGATCTGGCGGTTCCGGATCGTCCCGAACGGACAAGCCTTCCTCTTCCACGACGACTCCTCCCTCCCGTGAACCCTCCTCCACACCATCCACCGGTTCCTCCTCAACCTCCCCTTCGTCCGGATCCTCCTCAACCTCCCCTTCCTCTGAAAAGCCTTCATCCAATGGAACCCAGGGCAGGGCCTCTTCGTCCCGCGATACGATCTCTCTTTATCAGAATTCCAGTTATCGCTCACCACTCGAATCCCATCCATCTTCTACAACCTATTCGTCCGGGGAACGTACATCCGTTTCTTCAGCGCGGGTTACCGATCGCACGCCCATTACTCCTTCGAATACAACCTACCGATCCGTGGATACCAGCCGGACCACGACGACACACAATTCCAGTCCGGTAACGTCCCATAGAGGTTATACTTCGACCTCTTCCCCGCAGTCTTCCCAATCCTCCTTCTCCCGAACCCTTTCCCGGGTCATCCGAACGATCACGGGAGGAGGTTCCAGCACATCCTCAGGTAAAAGTTCATCCACCCGCTCGAAATCTTCTTCTTCCAGCCGTTCCACCGGATCCTCATCAAAATCGAGTTCTTCGTCTTCTTCCGGACACTCGGTATCCCATAGTTCACGGCGTTGAGCTGACTCCTGATTTGTTTTAAAGCCCCGGCTTACCATGCCGGGGCTTTTCCATGTCTTTAAGGATACGTATAATGTTTCCGATGCCTTCTCCGACACGCCCTCCCCGCTCGCAGTTCATCGACGTCTATCTTCTTCTGGCGGGCATCTATCTCATCATCCTCCCCTGGACAGCCCGATGGATCCTCCATCCCGCCACCGTGATCGCTCCCGATCTCATGACGTCCTCCGCATTCAGAGGTTTCCTGACGGGGATCGGCATTCTCCATCTCTATGCTCTCGGGTTACGCCGTGGCTGATCATCCTTCTTCACGACCCAAACGGCTTCTTTCGCCTCTGGCCTGGATTATTCTCATCTCCGTCGCCGGCATTCTTTCTCTACTTTATGGCTTCATCTCCACCAACGTTCACTCTGTCGCGGAAGGGCAGGTTATTCGGAGTGCTCAGTTATCTTCAAAATCCCTCACCCGGTTGATCCAGAAATACGGCATCCATTCCGTCATTTCCCTGCGGGGGGAACACGAGGAAGACGAATGGTACCGAAAGGAGAAGGAACTCTGCGACACCCGCGGCCTGACCTATATCGCAATCGAAGCCAGCGCCTCCCGCCTGCCGTCGGACCGCACCATCCGCACCCTGCTTTCCATCTGGAATTCATCCCCACGTCCTATCCTGGTTCATTGCCATTCCGGAAAGGACAGAACGGGCCTGGCGGCAGTGATCTTCGAAATCCTGAATGGAGAGCCGCTTCCAAAGGCTCTACGCCAGCTGTCCTGGCGAAAACTCCATTTCTGCAAAAAAGAGACATGTCCTCTCCACAACTTTTTCGCCCGCTACGAAACCTTCCTTCAAAAGAGCGGTCAACCCCATAGTGCGAAGCTGTTTCAGACCTGGTGCCTCGATGATTACTATCCGCCCCCCTATGCAAGGAAGATCGAGGTCATCACCTTTCCGGGACAGATCGAACCCGGGGCCTCCTGCAAAGGAGTCGTCCAGGTGACGAATCTGTCCGATCAGGCCTGGATGATGCATTCCGAGACCCTGAAGGGAATTCGATTCGGGTTACGGGTTCTCGGCCCTCTGGAAACCCTTCCACCTGTTGCGGAAGAAGACCTGGAGCTTTACTTTCACAGGCACAGGGCGGAATCGAATGACGTCCTTCGCGTCGGCATGGAAGAAGATCGCTGGGAGCCTGGGGAGATGCGAGAGCTTACCTTCACCTTTCTTGCCCCGCCTCATCCGGGGACCTACCTCTATCAACTTGATATGGTGGATGAAATGGTTACGTGGTTCTATGTTCGAGCCACACCGGCAACGTATCGCTTTGTGGACGCTCGAGGGACAGACCCTGCCCTTTAATGCTTCAGGGAAAGCCTTTCCTTACCCTCGCAAGGTAATAAAACTTCCCAGAATGCCGCAGAGAAATCCGGCAATCACAATCGCACCGATATAGGGAATGGGGAGAAAGGAGACGGCCAGAAAGTTCCAAAGGATGGAAAAATTGGCCTGAACCTGATGGAGGATGACATGGTAGGCCACAAAAAGCAGGAGGAGCGAAAACAGTCCACCTCCGATACCCAGAAGAATTCCCTGCATCATAAAGGGACCCCTGATATAGGAGGGGGTCGCACCCACAAGCCATAAAATACGAATCTCATCTTCATGGACCAGCGTAGCCATACGCACAACGTTCGTTACGGTCACCACAGCCCCGACACCCAGCAGAAGACCGAAAAAGATTCCGACAAAACGCAGGAACATCACCATGGAATTGAGCTTTTTCAACCAGGTCACGTCGTATTGAACATCGGAAACCGATTCATTCAGATTGAGCCGGCTGATAAGGCCCTGCACCTCAATTTCCGCACCGGGCTTCAGAAGAACGACAGTATAGGCCGAAAAGGGGTTCTCTCCCACCAGATCCACGACCTTTTCAAGGGAGGGAAAGGTGGATCGAAAGTTATCCAGGGCCTGGCTCTCGTCCACGAAGGTGTGGGACAGAACTTCGGCTGAACCTTTGAGAAGCGTGTCCACCTTTTCAATATCCTCTTCACCGGCATCTGCGGTATAGTAAACGGTCAGCCGCTGCTGGTTCCGCCACTGAGATTCCAGACCGCTCAGGTTCTCTGTAACCAGGAAGAAAAGACCCGCCACAAAGAGCGTAAGAGCAACAACACCAATGGCCAGAAGAGAAATCCGACGATGGAAAAGTAAAATTTTCAGACCTTCCCGGATAAAGTACAGCACCTGCCTCACGAGGCAGCCTCCTCGCGGCTGTCAAAGGTAACCCTTCCATGTTCAAGGCGGACGGTACGTTTCCGCATCTGTTCCACCATGAGAAGATTGTGCGTAGCCACGATGACCGTGGTCCCTCTGAAATTTAGCTTCTCAAAGAGAGCGATGATGTCCCGGGCCATATCGGGATCCAGGTTTCCGGTGGGCTCGTCCGCAATCAGAAGAGAGGGGTGGTTAATGAGAGCTCTGGCGATGGACACTCTCTGCTGCTCTCCACCGGACAGCTGGTTGGGAAGTGCATTCATCCGGTGGTGAAGACCCACCAGCTTGAGGATCTGGTAGGCTTTTCGCCTTTGCTCGGAATAGGGAACACCCAGAACATTCAGAATGAAGGCGATATTTTCGAACACGGTTTTCCGCTGGATAAGCTTAAAATCCTGGAAGACAACGCCAATGGTCCTTCGAAGGTAAGGTACTTTTGATTCCGGGAGAGCCGTCACGTTTCGGCCATTTACAAGGATCTGACCGGAAGAGGGGATATCGCCTCTGAAAATCAGACGAAGGAGGGTTGACTTGCCTGCCCCGGAAGGACCGGTAATAAAGACAAATTCCCCCTTGTCAATTTGGAGGTTGACATCGGTCAACGCCCGGATCCCCGGGGGGTAGTGTTTCGTCACATGGTACATCTGGATCATTCGCTTCGTCCTCCCAGGAGGCCAGAATTTCTCTGGCCCGGGTTCGTTTCCGTATATACACTACAATGAAAAAGACAGTGAGAGCAAGCCACAGGAATGAAGATGAGGTAATAAGGGGGAGGTAAACATAACTCCATCGGACTCTTCGCTTCATCGTGGAATCCAGGCCCGGAATATTCAATCCTGCAACATCCATAAGGATCGTATCGAAATTCTTTCCTCTCCTGACTTCGGACAAAAGGGTACGAATCCCTTCCATTCCGACCCTCCGGATCATCACATGAACAGCCAGGTACGATTTGGCGTACGCCTGGGTAACTGCACTTCCTTCGGATGGAAAGGTGTGATTCAGGGAGATCAGGGACGGCCCCCCCTCCACGGAAACGACCACCCGGGACCACAGGGCGGTCGATTCTCCGGCAAGGTACATGGCCAGGCCTTCCTGAAACCATCGGGGCAGATCGTTGTGACCCGATGCATTCCAGATTATTGCATGGGCCAGTTCATGGGTGAAGACTTCCGGAACGTCTTCCATTTTGCGGATACGCAGGGTAATACGGCCCGGAGAAGCCCACCCGGCAGCCCAGTCCGGCAGATCCCCCTGATCGGGCGGAATCAGATAGACGGCATATCCCCGGGGGAGCGGGACTCCCAGACTCTGCTCCATTGATTTCAAACGCTCCTCTCCTGCAGTACGGATCCAGGATTCAAAATCCTCG contains:
- a CDS encoding efflux transporter outer membrane subunit, whose protein sequence is MKNRFLSSFILVAIMILIPGCTMIPDYVRPEPPVPDTWPETEGSASVSNPEHPIPDSFWMDYYSDPQLQSVIELALANNRDLRLTALNIEKARALYRIQRSELTPSFGMQVTGEKYRLPEQMTEDGVAETVEQYSVQVGFISWELDFFGRIRSLKEKALNQYFALEQTHLAARISLIGTVAQTYLTCASDRENLALARETLKTQQTYLDMIQRSRDLGLATDLDLSQAISQVEAARLDVSRYEGLTALDKNALDLLVGSTVDPDLLPASLPDLSGFHAISPGIPSDVLLQRPDILQAEYLLKSMNANIGAARAAFFPRISLTAGFGTMSPELSGLFTSGSGTWTFAPQLLTPIFAGGLQLARLKAARVDREMAVAEYEKAIQTAFREVSDTLTLRASFAKQIQAQRSLVEALDRTFQLSKARYDAGLDGYLGVLVAQRSLYAAQKGLIALRLASQVNDINLYKALGGGKTGANPEEKTEPAGDEIIE
- a CDS encoding ATP-binding protein, yielding MKVQLDLASDESVLETAESVIEQFLETLDWNEDEIYWFCLAIREVLINAIVHGNGRDPEKKVFLTVENNGEFVKATIIDEGKGSEIPKIPDALSPQNLLKPHGRGLYLAQQIVNKIQMTRTQSGGLEVQLFKTMTQGGSNENTHRRTG
- a CDS encoding STAS domain-containing protein, giving the protein MKIRIEEQGNVSVIRLDGKLTTGSGDVSLRQTIKDLLDKDRKSILIDMARVKNIDSGGIGEMVSSYTTAKNRGAALKLLNMPERAMAIFHMTQLITVFEVYEDEKEALTSF
- a CDS encoding tyrosine-protein phosphatase is translated as MADHPSSRPKRLLSPLAWIILISVAGILSLLYGFISTNVHSVAEGQVIRSAQLSSKSLTRLIQKYGIHSVISLRGEHEEDEWYRKEKELCDTRGLTYIAIEASASRLPSDRTIRTLLSIWNSSPRPILVHCHSGKDRTGLAAVIFEILNGEPLPKALRQLSWRKLHFCKKETCPLHNFFARYETFLQKSGQPHSAKLFQTWCLDDYYPPPYARKIEVITFPGQIEPGASCKGVVQVTNLSDQAWMMHSETLKGIRFGLRVLGPLETLPPVAEEDLELYFHRHRAESNDVLRVGMEEDRWEPGEMRELTFTFLAPPHPGTYLYQLDMVDEMVTWFYVRATPATYRFVDARGTDPAL
- the ftsE gene encoding cell division ATP-binding protein FtsE, coding for MIQMYHVTKHYPPGIRALTDVNLQIDKGEFVFITGPSGAGKSTLLRLIFRGDIPSSGQILVNGRNVTALPESKVPYLRRTIGVVFQDFKLIQRKTVFENIAFILNVLGVPYSEQRRKAYQILKLVGLHHRMNALPNQLSGGEQQRVSIARALINHPSLLIADEPTGNLDPDMARDIIALFEKLNFRGTTVIVATHNLLMVEQMRKRTVRLEHGRVTFDSREEAAS
- a CDS encoding permease-like cell division protein FtsX; protein product: MRQVLYFIREGLKILLFHRRISLLAIGVVALTLFVAGLFFLVTENLSGLESQWRNQQRLTVYYTADAGEEDIEKVDTLLKGSAEVLSHTFVDESQALDNFRSTFPSLEKVVDLVGENPFSAYTVVLLKPGAEIEVQGLISRLNLNESVSDVQYDVTWLKKLNSMVMFLRFVGIFFGLLLGVGAVVTVTNVVRMATLVHEDEIRILWLVGATPSYIRGPFMMQGILLGIGGGLFSLLLLFVAYHVILHQVQANFSILWNFLAVSFLPIPYIGAIVIAGFLCGILGSFITLRG
- a CDS encoding peptidase MA family metallohydrolase encodes the protein MLKFLTLLIFLQTSPFVVHAPKGYEDFESWIRTAGEERLKSMEQSLGVPLPRGYAVYLIPPDQGDLPDWAAGWASPGRITLRIRKMEDVPEVFTHELAHAIIWNASGHNDLPRWFQEGLAMYLAGESTALWSRVVVSVEGGPSLISLNHTFPSEGSAVTQAYAKSYLAVHVMIRRVGMEGIRTLLSEVRRGKNFDTILMDVAGLNIPGLDSTMKRRVRWSYVYLPLITSSSFLWLALTVFFIVVYIRKRTRAREILASWEDEANDPDVPCDETLPPGDPGVDRCQPPN